The Enterobacter huaxiensis sequence CGTGGACTGTGTGTTTTCGACCGAAGCGCTGGTTTATCCGCAGGCGGACGGTTCAGTGTGTGCCATGAAAAGCACGGCGGAAGGGCCAAAGCGGATGGATTGCGCCTCCGGTTTTGGCGCGGCCACCATGGTGACCGCGACGTTCGGCTTTGTGGCGGTGTCTCATGCCCTGAAGAAGATGATGGCGAAGGCGGAGCGTCAGGCCTGTGCCTGACGCGCTGCGTCGAGTACCGCGTCGCTGAGCGCGATCAGGCCCTGATCGCGCGAGGCGCTCAGCTGCGCACGTAAACCCAGTTCGTCGAATAACGCCAGCGGAGCGCGTGCCAACAGATCGGCGGCGCTTTTGCCTTCCACGGCGGTCAGCAGTACCGCCAGCAGGCCGCGAACGATGCGACCTTCGCTGTCCCCAAAGAAGTGCATCTTGTCACCGGATACGCTAAACCCCAGCCAGACGCGATTTTCGCAGCCCGGGATCTCTTTTGCCTGCGCTTTCAGCTCGTCAGACAGGGCGGGGAGTTGTTTACCCAGCAGGATCAGCTGTCGATATTTATCCTCCCACTGCGTGAGCGGAGCGAAGGTCTGTTTTAAGGTCTCTTCGGTGATTGTGGTGCCGAACGGATGTCCGGCCAGAGCTGAGCGAGTCATTAATCCACCAGTAATTCAAGCGCGCGGTCGACGGCGGCAACCAGCGCGTCGACATCACTTTTTGTATTGTACGGCGCGAAGGACGCACGCAGCGTACCGCTCACGCCAAGGGCCGCCAGCAGCGGCTGTGCACAGTGCTGTCCTGCGCGCAGGGCGATGCCATACCCGGCCAGCAGCGTCACCATATCGCTATGGTGAACGCCCGCGAAATCAAAGGCTAGCAGGCTTGAATCTTGCACGCGGAACGAGCGAAACCCCGGACGCTTTTTGAGTTCTTCTTCTGCCAGGGTTGCCAGCCCCCGGCTCCAGCTTTCAGCCTGAACGACGTCAGTCTCTGCCAGCCATTCCAGCGCCGCGCTGAGGCCGATGACTCCGGCCACGTTCGGCGTCCCGGCTTCCAGGCGATAAGGCACCTCTTGGGTTTTAAAGCCGTCGAAGGTTACCTCGGTTATCATCTTGCCGCCCCCGAGCCACGGCGACATTTTCGCCAGCAGGTCAGGCTTGCCGTACAATGCCCCAATGCCGGTTGGCCCGTAGAGCTTATGTGCTGAGAAGGCGTAGAAATCGATATCCATCGCCTGAACATCCGCCGGGAAATGCACTACCCCCTGCGCGCCATCCACCATTACCACCATGCCGCTGGCGTGGGCGATCTCAATAGCCTGAGCCAGATCCGGGCAGCCGCCGGTGACGTTAGACATCTGCCCCAGGGCCAGAATGCGGCTGCGGGAGGTGATCAGTTCAGGTAAGCGCGCCACGTCCGGCAGAAAATCGGCACCCAGCGGGAGCTTAACGACGCGTGCACCCGTTTGCTCCGCAACCATCAGCCAGGGGACCAGGTTTGCGTGGTGCTCGGCTTCGCTGACGATAATTTCATCTCCCGGCTGCAGCATCGGGCGGGCATAGCATTGAGCCACCATATTGATGGCCTCGGTCGTCCCGCGCGTCCAGACGATATTTTTTCCGCTTTCGGCGTTTATCAACCGTGCAACCTGATCGCGTGCGGCCTCGTAGCGCGCGGTAAGGCGCTGCGCTTCGGCAAACTGGCTGCGATGTACGTTGCCTGCGCTCAGGCTGTAAAACTGGTTTGTTGCCTCGATAACCGCCTGTGGCTTTAACGCCGTGGCGGCGCTGTCAAGGTAGATGCCGGCATCGGCCAGCGCCGGAAACTGTGCGCGAAACTGCGCGGGACTGAAAGCGTTCATGGAATTCCTCATGTCGATAGAGAGATCGTCGCGCAATTTGAACGGCAGGGCAAGGAGGTTGATATCTATCAGATTCGTCTGCATATCCTGGCGACCTCAGAAAAGCAGGTTATGCTAAATAGTGTTAGGCGGATGTTTTAGCCTGTTATAAATCGAGGTTTGAATAGCATTAATTGCTAAAGGAGAATAATCATGAATAAGACAGCTGCAATCATTTCTGCCTGTGCGTTTACTTTTGCCCTGAGCGCCTGTTCTGGTAACAACTACGTGATGCATACAAATGATGGTCGTTCTATCGTTTCGGAAGGGAAACCGACAACCGATAATGATACCGGAATGATTTCATACAAGGATGCTAACGGGAACAAGCAGCAGATCAATCGCACGGACGTGAAAGAGATGAAAGAAATCCAGCGTTAACAGATCGATAAGCAAAAAAAAGCACCGCAAATTGGCGGTGCTACATTAATCACTATGGACAGACAGGGTAAATGTACAGGAAGTGAAAAATTGGTAGCGTTGCTACCGTGGTCTGAATCGCAGACCAATTGCAAACACAACAACACAACATCACAACCGTAAGCCAAAAGCCCTTCAGAACACGCATTCCAAAAAACTTTTCGTTCCGGCTCAGGAAGTGCCGCCACTATAGGTATTTGCTGGTAGTTCCTCAACGGACAAATTATAATGGCTCAGATTAAAAAAACTAATAGGTTAAGCGTTGTTTCCTATATGTTAAATCCCGTTAACATCTAAGCCTGATACCCATGTCGAAGCGATTGCCACCCCTTAATGCATTACGTGTTTTTGATGCAGCAGCACGTCACCTGAGCTTCACCCGCGCAGCCGATGAGCTTTTTGTGACACAGGCCGCAGTAAGTCACCAAATCAAGTCTCTGGAGGATTTCCTGGGCCTTAAGCTGTTCCGTCGGCGCAACCGTTCGTTGCTGCTGACCGAAGAGGGTCAAAGCTATTTTCAGGATATTAAAGAGATTTTTTCCCAGCTTACTGAAGCCACGCGCAAGCTGCAGGCGCGCAGCGCTAAAGGCGCACTGACCGTAAGTTTATTGCCCAGTTTTGCGATTCAGTGGCTGGTGCCGAGACTCACAAGCTTTAACTCAGCTTATCCGGGAATTGACGTCAGAATCCAGGCGGTGGATCGTCAGGAAGACAAGCTGGCAGACGATGTGGATGTCGCCATTTTTTATGGCCGCGGCAACTGGCCGGGCTTGCGCGTCGAGAAATTATACGCAGAATATCTGTTACCGGTCTGTTCGCCTTTATTGCTGACGGGCGAAAAAGCGCTGAAGACTCCCGCCGATTTAGCGAAACATACGCTTTTACATGATGCTTCTCGCCGCGACTGGCAAACTTATACCCGGCAATTAGGTCTGAGTCATATAAACGTGCAGCAGGGACCCATCTTCAGCCACAGTGCGATGGTGTTACAGGCTGCTATTCACGGACAGGGCGTGGCGTTGGCAAATAACGTTATGGCGCAGTCCGAAATTGAGGCAGGCCGTCTGGTTTGCCCATTTAATGATGTTCTGGTCAGCAAGAATGCATTTTATCTGGTTTGTCATGACAGTCAGGCAGAACTGGGTAAAATAGCCGCCTTCAGACAGTGGATACTGTCCAAAGCGGCAAATGAGCAAGAAAAATTCCGCTTCAGGTATGAACAATAACTTTTGTGTGCCGAGCACGCATCACTTTAGGATCGAAACATGACCAGCCGATTCATGCTGATTTTTGCCGCGGTGAGTGGCTTTATTTTTGTCGCACTGGGCGCCTTCGGCGCGCACGTGCTAAGCAAGTCTTTAGGTGTTGTAGAGATGGGCTGGATCCAGACCGGTCTGGAATACCAGGCGTTCCACACCCTGGCAATTTTTGGGCTGGCGGTTGCGATGCAGCGCCGTATCAGCATCTGGTTTTACTGGAGTAGCGTATTTCTGGCGCTGGGTACCGTGCTGTTCAGCGGTAGCCTGTACTGCCTTGCACTCTCGCATTTGCGCCTGTGGGCGTTTGTTACTCCTGTCGGCGGCGTCTGCTTCCTGGCGGGATGGGTATTAATGTTTATCGGAGCTATCCGTCTGAAACGCAAGGGCGTTGTTCATGAATAAGGTTGTTTTATATTGTCGCCCGGGGTTTGAGAAAGAGTGCGCCGCGGAAATTACGGACAAAGCCGCG is a genomic window containing:
- the csdA gene encoding cysteine desulfurase CsdA; translation: MNAFSPAQFRAQFPALADAGIYLDSAATALKPQAVIEATNQFYSLSAGNVHRSQFAEAQRLTARYEAARDQVARLINAESGKNIVWTRGTTEAINMVAQCYARPMLQPGDEIIVSEAEHHANLVPWLMVAEQTGARVVKLPLGADFLPDVARLPELITSRSRILALGQMSNVTGGCPDLAQAIEIAHASGMVVMVDGAQGVVHFPADVQAMDIDFYAFSAHKLYGPTGIGALYGKPDLLAKMSPWLGGGKMITEVTFDGFKTQEVPYRLEAGTPNVAGVIGLSAALEWLAETDVVQAESWSRGLATLAEEELKKRPGFRSFRVQDSSLLAFDFAGVHHSDMVTLLAGYGIALRAGQHCAQPLLAALGVSGTLRASFAPYNTKSDVDALVAAVDRALELLVD
- a CDS encoding DUF423 domain-containing protein; protein product: MTSRFMLIFAAVSGFIFVALGAFGAHVLSKSLGVVEMGWIQTGLEYQAFHTLAIFGLAVAMQRRISIWFYWSSVFLALGTVLFSGSLYCLALSHLRLWAFVTPVGGVCFLAGWVLMFIGAIRLKRKGVVHE
- the gcvA gene encoding glycine cleavage system transcriptional regulator GcvA, with protein sequence MSKRLPPLNALRVFDAAARHLSFTRAADELFVTQAAVSHQIKSLEDFLGLKLFRRRNRSLLLTEEGQSYFQDIKEIFSQLTEATRKLQARSAKGALTVSLLPSFAIQWLVPRLTSFNSAYPGIDVRIQAVDRQEDKLADDVDVAIFYGRGNWPGLRVEKLYAEYLLPVCSPLLLTGEKALKTPADLAKHTLLHDASRRDWQTYTRQLGLSHINVQQGPIFSHSAMVLQAAIHGQGVALANNVMAQSEIEAGRLVCPFNDVLVSKNAFYLVCHDSQAELGKIAAFRQWILSKAANEQEKFRFRYEQ
- the csdE gene encoding cysteine desulfurase sulfur acceptor subunit CsdE; amino-acid sequence: MTRSALAGHPFGTTITEETLKQTFAPLTQWEDKYRQLILLGKQLPALSDELKAQAKEIPGCENRVWLGFSVSGDKMHFFGDSEGRIVRGLLAVLLTAVEGKSAADLLARAPLALFDELGLRAQLSASRDQGLIALSDAVLDAARQAQA
- a CDS encoding YgdI/YgdR family lipoprotein, whose translation is MNKTAAIISACAFTFALSACSGNNYVMHTNDGRSIVSEGKPTTDNDTGMISYKDANGNKQQINRTDVKEMKEIQR